The following coding sequences lie in one Amycolatopsis cihanbeyliensis genomic window:
- a CDS encoding HU family DNA-binding protein, translated as MANKAQLIEALSERLEGDKKVAAKAVDEIVDIIIRTVNKGEKVNITGFGVFEKRARAARTARNPRTGETVRVKKTNVPAFRAGTTFKDVVSGAKKLPKATAVKRATAASRSTGTASRTTSSRTSKATASRPTATRSTTTRTSRAGSTSRASTSRAGTSRATATKAAPKTAAKSTKSTAKTTTAKTTAAKTTAAKAGTAKKTTAKAAPKTATKATKSTSAAAKKTTAAKKKK; from the coding sequence ATGGCCAACAAGGCCCAGCTGATCGAAGCGCTGTCGGAGCGCTTGGAAGGCGACAAGAAGGTTGCGGCGAAGGCGGTTGACGAGATCGTCGACATCATCATCCGCACCGTGAACAAGGGTGAGAAGGTGAACATCACCGGCTTCGGGGTGTTCGAGAAGCGCGCCCGGGCCGCCCGGACCGCCCGGAACCCGCGCACCGGTGAGACGGTGCGGGTCAAGAAGACGAACGTTCCGGCCTTCCGGGCCGGCACGACGTTCAAGGACGTGGTGAGCGGCGCGAAGAAGCTGCCGAAGGCCACGGCCGTGAAGCGTGCTACCGCTGCCTCGCGCAGCACCGGCACCGCCAGCCGTACGACGAGCTCGCGCACCAGCAAGGCGACCGCGAGCCGCCCGACCGCGACGCGGAGCACGACGACCCGTACCTCGCGTGCCGGCAGCACCTCGCGTGCCAGCACGAGCCGGGCCGGCACCAGCCGGGCGACGGCGACGAAGGCCGCACCGAAGACCGCGGCCAAGTCCACCAAGTCGACGGCGAAGACCACCACGGCGAAGACCACGGCGGCGAAGACCACGGCGGCGAAGGCCGGCACGGCCAAGAAGACCACCGCCAAGGCTGCGCCGAAGACCGCGACCAAGGCCACCAAGTCGACCTCGGCGGCGGCCAAGAAGACCACAGCGGCCAAGAAGAAGAAGTAA
- the leuD gene encoding 3-isopropylmalate dehydratase small subunit: MEPFTTHTGVGVPLRRSNVDTDQIIPAVYLKRVSRTGFEDGLFAAWRGDETFVLNQEPFRAGTVLVAGQDFGTGSSREHAVWALMNYGFGVVISSRFADIFRGNAGKQGLLAAQCEQSDVEQLWKILENEPGTRVTVDLEAKTVRAKEFVAPFTIDDYTRWRLLEGLDDIALTLRHAGNIDAFETERPSWRPVTVPQAAQPAAPGPS, from the coding sequence ATGGAACCGTTCACCACCCACACCGGGGTCGGAGTACCCCTACGCAGGTCCAACGTGGACACCGACCAGATCATCCCGGCGGTCTACCTGAAGCGGGTCAGCCGGACCGGCTTCGAGGACGGGCTGTTCGCCGCCTGGCGCGGGGACGAGACCTTCGTACTCAACCAGGAGCCCTTCCGGGCGGGCACGGTGCTCGTCGCCGGCCAGGACTTCGGCACCGGCTCCTCCCGCGAGCACGCCGTCTGGGCCCTGATGAACTACGGCTTCGGGGTCGTCATCTCCTCCCGGTTCGCCGACATCTTCCGGGGCAACGCGGGCAAGCAGGGCCTGCTGGCCGCCCAGTGCGAGCAGTCGGACGTCGAACAGCTCTGGAAGATCCTCGAGAACGAGCCCGGCACGAGGGTCACCGTGGACCTCGAGGCGAAGACGGTACGGGCCAAGGAGTTCGTCGCACCCTTCACGATCGACGACTACACCCGCTGGCGGCTGCTGGAGGGGCTGGACGACATCGCCCTGACCCTGCGACACGCCGGGAACATCGACGCCTTCGAGACCGAGCGGCCGAGCTGGCGGCCGGTGACCGTCCCGCAGGCCGCTCAGCCGGCCGCTCCCGGCCCCTCCTAG